A region from the Benincasa hispida cultivar B227 chromosome 10, ASM972705v1, whole genome shotgun sequence genome encodes:
- the LOC120087656 gene encoding pleiotropic drug resistance protein 2-like isoform X4 produces the protein MASAFTGDEFLRQTSSRSWRSSASMREIWNAPTEVFEWSSRRKTAAEEEEELKWAAIERLPTYERVRKGMVTHVRSGGKFVHEEVDVTKIGSEDKRQLMNNILKVVEEDNEKFLTRIRARTDRVRVEIPKIEIRFEKLSIEGNVHVGSRALPTLFNSTMNAMEAVLGAMGLSPSKKRIVKILQDVSGIIRPSRMTLLLGPPSSGKTTLLKALAGKSDDDLKLSGKVTYCGHELDEFIPQRTSAYISQHDLHYGEMTVRETLDFSGRCLGVGTRYDLLVELSRREKETGIKPDPEIDAYMKATAMAGQETSLITDYVLKILGLDICADIMVGDNMRRGISGGQKKRVTTGEMLVGPAKAFFMDEISTGLDSSTTFQIVKFMRQMVHIMDISMVISLLQPTPETFNLFDDIILLSEGQIVYQGPREHILEFFEYVGFRCPERKGVADFLQEVTSKKDQEQYWSRKNQPYRYVSVSDFVQAFASFHVAQQFIEDLRVPFDKSRTHPAALVTEKYGLSNWALLKACFSREWLLMKRNSFIYIFKTFQITIMATITFTVFLRTEMKPGSIRESGKFWGALFFSLLNVMFNGTMEMVMTVFRLPVFYKQRDFFFYPAWAFGLPIWLLKIPISLLESTIWIGLTYYTIGYAPAASRFFKQLLAFFGIHQMALALFRFIAALGRAEVVVNTLGTFTLQIVFVLGGFIVSKNDIKPWMKWAYYVSPMMYGQNAIAINEFLDKRWSAPILNSTVGKILLKERGLFTDEYWFWICIGALFGFSLLFNLLFIAALSFLNPFGDKKAVISEENSKSCSKRLLTSSSKGNKSSGVSVANNRTKRGMVLPFQPLSLAFNNVNYYVDMPAEMKSQGADERRLQLLRDVSSAFRPGVLTALVGVSGAGKTTLMDVLAGRKTGGYTEGSIKISGYPKNQSTFTRVSGYCEQNDIHSPYITVYESLLYSAWLRLGSDVKKETQKMFVEEVMELIELNPLRNALVGLPEVNGLSTEQRKRLTIAVELVANPSIIFMDEPTSGLDARAAAIVMRTVRNTVDTGRTVVCTIHQPSIDIFEAFDELLLMKRGGQVIYAGPLGHHSSLLIEYFQAIQGVPKIKEGYNPATWMLEVSSATIETQLDIDFAEIYSNSDLYQRNQILIKELSSPPEGSKDLYFPTKFSQGFTTQCKACFWKQHWSYWRNTRYNAIRFFMTVIIGILFGIIFWGKGNILEKQQDLLNVLGAIYSAVLFLGATNATAAQTVVSVERMVFYRERAAGMYSELPYAFAQKNI, from the exons atggcATCGGCCTTCACCGGAGACGAGTTTCTACGGCAAACGAGTAGCCGGAGCTGGAGGTCGTCAGCAAGCATGAGGGAGATTTGGAATGCGCCGACGGAGGTGTTCGAGTGGAGCAGCCGGAGGAAGACGGCGgcggaggaggaggaggagctGAAATGGGCGGCGATTGAGAGGCTTCCGACGTATGAGAGGGTGAGAAAAGGGATGGTGACGCACGTGAGGAGCGGCGGGAAATTTGTTCATGAGGAAGTTGACGTCACAAAGATTGGAAGTGAGGATAAAAGACAGTTGATGAACAACATTTTAAAGGTTGTTGAGGAAGATAATGAAAAATTTCTCACCCGAATTCGGGCTCGAACCGACAG GGTAAGAGTTGAAATtcctaaaattgaaataagattTGAGAAATTGTCCATTGAGGGGAATGTACATGTTGGAAGCAGAGCACTTCCAACACTTTTCAACTCCACCATGAATGCAATGGAG GCTGTTCTTGGAGCAATGGGGCTCTCTCCATCAAAGAAAAGAATTGTTAAGATACTTCAAGATGTAAGTGGCATAATAAGGCCCTCAAG GATGACATTGCTACTTGGTCCTCCTAGTTCAGGAAAAACAACACTTCTAAAAGCACTTGCTGGAAAATCAGATGATGATCTAAAG TTAAGCGGGAAAGTTACATATTGTGGTCATGAACTCGACGAATTCATACCTCAAAGAACCAGTGCTTATATTAGCCAGCATGACCTTCATTACGGCGAAATGACTGTTCGTGAGACATTGGATTTCTCTGGACGTTGCCTCGGAGTCGGAACCAGGTATGACTTGTTAGTTGAATTATCTAGAAGGGAGAAAGAAACAGGAATTAAACCGGATCCCGAGATCGATGCATACATGAAAGCCACAGCTATGGCTGGCCAGGAAACTAGTCTGATCACTGATTATGTTCTAAAG ATACTTGGTCTGGATATTTGTGCTGATATAATGGTTGGAGATAATATGAGAAGAGGCATCTCAGGCGGACAAAAAAAGCGAGTAACCACCG GGGAAATGTTGGTTGGACCTGCAAAGGCATTTTTCATGGATGAAATATCAACAGGATTAGACAGTTCTACCACTTTTCAGATTGTCAAGTTCATGAGGCAGATGGTTCACATTATGGACATCAGCATGGTCATATCGCTACTCCAACCCACACCTGAAACATTTAATCTTTTCGATGATATAATCCTTCTTTCAGAGGGTCAGATTGTGTACCAAGGTCCACGCGAGCATATTCTCGAGTTCTTTGAATATGTAGGATTTAGATGCCCAGAAAGGAAAGGAGTTGCTGATTTCTTACAAGAAGTGACATCAAAAAAGGACCAAGAACAATATTGGAGCAGGAAGAACCAACCATACCGTTACGTATCGGTGTCGGATTTCGTCCAAGCGTTTGCTTCTTTTCATGTAGCCCAACAATTCATAGAAGATCTTAGAGTTCCTTTTGACAAATCCAGAACTCATCCTGCAGCATTAGTAACAGAAAAGTATGGTCTTTCCAATTGGGCACTTCTCAAGGCTTGCTTCTCAAGGGAATGGTTATTGATGAAGAGAAACTCtttcatttacatttttaaGACTTTTCAGATCACAATCATGGCTACAATTACATTCACAGTGTTCTTAAGAACAGAGATGAAACCAGGTTCGATCCGAGAGAGTGGGAAGTTTTGGGGGGCCTTGTTTTTCAGTCTTTTAAATGTCATGTTCAATGGGACAATGGAGATGGTAATGACAGTTTTTAGGCTTCCTGTTTTCTATAAACAGAGGGATTTCTTCTTCTATCCAGCTTGGGCTTTTGGCTTGCCCATTTGGCTACTCAAGATTCCAATCTCATTACTGGAATCGACAATCTGGATTGGTCTTACATACTACACAATTGGTTACGCGCCTGCTGCCAGTAG GTTCTTCAAACAGCTGCTGGCATTCTTTGGAATCCATCAAATGGCTTTGGCTCTGTTTCGCTTCATTGCAGCCCTCGGAAGAGCAGAGGTCGTGGTAAACACGCTCGGTACCTTCACTTTGCAGATCGTATTTGTGCTCGGTGGCTTCATTGTCTCCAAAA ATGATATCAAACCATGGATGAAATGGGCCTACTACGTTTCTCCTATGATGTACGGACAAAATGCCATCGCGATCAATGAGTTCCTTGACAAGAGATGGAGTGCT CCAATTCTCAACTCCACAGTAGGAAAGATCCTCCTAAAGGAAAGAGGCCTGTTTACTGATGAATATTGGTTCTGGATTTGTATTGGAGCACTTTTtggtttttctcttcttttcaatcttcttttcatcGCCGCACTCTCTTTTTTGAATC CTTTTGGTGATAAGAAAGCTGTGATATCAGAGGAAAACTCAAAAAGTTGCTCTAAGAGACTATTGACGTCAAGTTCAAAAGGAAATAAAAGCTCAGGTGTTAGTGTGGCAAATAATCGTACTAAACGAGGAATGGTTTTGCCGTTTCAACCTCTTTCTTTAGCTTTCAACAATGTGAACTATTATGTTGACATGCCTGCA GAAATGAAGAGCCAAGGGGCCGACGAAAGACGATTACAACTGTTAAGGGACGTCAGCAGTGCTTTTAGACCTGGTGTTCTTACAGCATTGGTTGGTGTAAGTGGTGCAGGAAAGACCACCTTGATGGATGTATTAGCAGGAAGAAAAACCGGTGGCTACACTGAAGGAAGTATAAAAATTTCTGGGTACCCAAAGAACCAGTCTACGTTCACTCGAGTTAGTGGCTACTGTGAACAGAATGACATCCATTCACCATACATCACAGTGTATGAGTCCTTGTTATACTCCGCTTGGCTGCGTCTTGGGTCAGATGtaaaaaaagaaacacaaaag ATGTTTGTCGAGGAAGTGATGGAGTTGATTGAGCTTAATCCGTTGAGAAATGCTCTAGTTGGACTTCCTGAAGTCAACGGTCTTTCAACTGAACAAAGAAAGAGGCTCACGATCGCTGTCGAGTTGGTTGCTAATCCCTCTATTATCTTTATGGATGAACCAACATCAGGTCTAGATGCAAGAGCTGCTGCTATTGTAATGCGCACGGTAAGGAACACGGTTGACACGGGACGAACGGTTGTCTGCACAATTCACCAACCAAGTATTGATATCTTTGAAGCATTTGATGAG CTCTTGCTAATGAAAAGGGGAGGACAGGTGATTTATGCAGGACCACTCGGTCACCATTCTTCCCTTCTAATCGAATACTTTCAG GCCATTCAAGGGGTTCCAAAAATTAAAGAGGGCTACAATCCTGCTACTTGGATGCTCGAGGTGAGCTCTGCCACTATAGAGACTCAACTTGATATTGATTTTGCAGAAATTTATTCAAACTCCGACCTTTACCA GAGAAATCAGATCCTCATAAAAGAGCTAAGCAGTCCACCAGAAGGGTCTAAGGATCTTTATTTCCCTACTAAATTCTCCCAAGGCTTCACAACTCAGTGCAAGGCTTGCTTCTGGAAACAACATTGGTCGTATTGGAGAAACACGCGGTACAATGCAATCCGGTTCTTCATGACCGTCATAATCGGTATTCTGTTTGGTATAATCTTCTGGGGTAAAGGAAACATACT AGAGAAACAGCAAGACCTATTGAATGTTTTAGGAGCTATATACTCTGCAGTTCTCTTCCTTGGAGCTACCAACGCCACAGCTGCACAAACCGTTGTTTCAGTCGAAAGGATGGTGTTCTATCGGGAAAGAGCTGCAGGGATGTATTCCGAGTTACCATATGCATTCGCTCAG aaaaatatttga
- the LOC120087656 gene encoding pleiotropic drug resistance protein 2-like isoform X1, which translates to MASAFTGDEFLRQTSSRSWRSSASMREIWNAPTEVFEWSSRRKTAAEEEEELKWAAIERLPTYERVRKGMVTHVRSGGKFVHEEVDVTKIGSEDKRQLMNNILKVVEEDNEKFLTRIRARTDRVRVEIPKIEIRFEKLSIEGNVHVGSRALPTLFNSTMNAMEAVLGAMGLSPSKKRIVKILQDVSGIIRPSRMTLLLGPPSSGKTTLLKALAGKSDDDLKLSGKVTYCGHELDEFIPQRTSAYISQHDLHYGEMTVRETLDFSGRCLGVGTRYDLLVELSRREKETGIKPDPEIDAYMKATAMAGQETSLITDYVLKILGLDICADIMVGDNMRRGISGGQKKRVTTGEMLVGPAKAFFMDEISTGLDSSTTFQIVKFMRQMVHIMDISMVISLLQPTPETFNLFDDIILLSEGQIVYQGPREHILEFFEYVGFRCPERKGVADFLQEVTSKKDQEQYWSRKNQPYRYVSVSDFVQAFASFHVAQQFIEDLRVPFDKSRTHPAALVTEKYGLSNWALLKACFSREWLLMKRNSFIYIFKTFQITIMATITFTVFLRTEMKPGSIRESGKFWGALFFSLLNVMFNGTMEMVMTVFRLPVFYKQRDFFFYPAWAFGLPIWLLKIPISLLESTIWIGLTYYTIGYAPAASRFFKQLLAFFGIHQMALALFRFIAALGRAEVVVNTLGTFTLQIVFVLGGFIVSKNDIKPWMKWAYYVSPMMYGQNAIAINEFLDKRWSAPILNSTVGKILLKERGLFTDEYWFWICIGALFGFSLLFNLLFIAALSFLNPFGDKKAVISEENSKSCSKRLLTSSSKGNKSSGVSVANNRTKRGMVLPFQPLSLAFNNVNYYVDMPAEMKSQGADERRLQLLRDVSSAFRPGVLTALVGVSGAGKTTLMDVLAGRKTGGYTEGSIKISGYPKNQSTFTRVSGYCEQNDIHSPYITVYESLLYSAWLRLGSDVKKETQKMFVEEVMELIELNPLRNALVGLPEVNGLSTEQRKRLTIAVELVANPSIIFMDEPTSGLDARAAAIVMRTVRNTVDTGRTVVCTIHQPSIDIFEAFDELLLMKRGGQVIYAGPLGHHSSLLIEYFQAIQGVPKIKEGYNPATWMLEVSSATIETQLDIDFAEIYSNSDLYQRNQILIKELSSPPEGSKDLYFPTKFSQGFTTQCKACFWKQHWSYWRNTRYNAIRFFMTVIIGILFGIIFWGKGNILEKQQDLLNVLGAIYSAVLFLGATNATAAQTVVSVERMVFYRERAAGMYSELPYAFAQVAIETIYVAIQTIIYVLLLYSMIGFEWKADKFFYFYYFVFTCFTYFSMYGMMVVALTPGPQIAAIIMSFFLNFWNLFSGFLIPRPLIPVWWRWYYWASPVAWTIYGVFTSQIGDKTNFLEIPGSEPTPVNEYLKKNLGYDHDFLIWLVIGHLGWVLLFLFVFAYGIRFLNFQRR; encoded by the exons atggcATCGGCCTTCACCGGAGACGAGTTTCTACGGCAAACGAGTAGCCGGAGCTGGAGGTCGTCAGCAAGCATGAGGGAGATTTGGAATGCGCCGACGGAGGTGTTCGAGTGGAGCAGCCGGAGGAAGACGGCGgcggaggaggaggaggagctGAAATGGGCGGCGATTGAGAGGCTTCCGACGTATGAGAGGGTGAGAAAAGGGATGGTGACGCACGTGAGGAGCGGCGGGAAATTTGTTCATGAGGAAGTTGACGTCACAAAGATTGGAAGTGAGGATAAAAGACAGTTGATGAACAACATTTTAAAGGTTGTTGAGGAAGATAATGAAAAATTTCTCACCCGAATTCGGGCTCGAACCGACAG GGTAAGAGTTGAAATtcctaaaattgaaataagattTGAGAAATTGTCCATTGAGGGGAATGTACATGTTGGAAGCAGAGCACTTCCAACACTTTTCAACTCCACCATGAATGCAATGGAG GCTGTTCTTGGAGCAATGGGGCTCTCTCCATCAAAGAAAAGAATTGTTAAGATACTTCAAGATGTAAGTGGCATAATAAGGCCCTCAAG GATGACATTGCTACTTGGTCCTCCTAGTTCAGGAAAAACAACACTTCTAAAAGCACTTGCTGGAAAATCAGATGATGATCTAAAG TTAAGCGGGAAAGTTACATATTGTGGTCATGAACTCGACGAATTCATACCTCAAAGAACCAGTGCTTATATTAGCCAGCATGACCTTCATTACGGCGAAATGACTGTTCGTGAGACATTGGATTTCTCTGGACGTTGCCTCGGAGTCGGAACCAGGTATGACTTGTTAGTTGAATTATCTAGAAGGGAGAAAGAAACAGGAATTAAACCGGATCCCGAGATCGATGCATACATGAAAGCCACAGCTATGGCTGGCCAGGAAACTAGTCTGATCACTGATTATGTTCTAAAG ATACTTGGTCTGGATATTTGTGCTGATATAATGGTTGGAGATAATATGAGAAGAGGCATCTCAGGCGGACAAAAAAAGCGAGTAACCACCG GGGAAATGTTGGTTGGACCTGCAAAGGCATTTTTCATGGATGAAATATCAACAGGATTAGACAGTTCTACCACTTTTCAGATTGTCAAGTTCATGAGGCAGATGGTTCACATTATGGACATCAGCATGGTCATATCGCTACTCCAACCCACACCTGAAACATTTAATCTTTTCGATGATATAATCCTTCTTTCAGAGGGTCAGATTGTGTACCAAGGTCCACGCGAGCATATTCTCGAGTTCTTTGAATATGTAGGATTTAGATGCCCAGAAAGGAAAGGAGTTGCTGATTTCTTACAAGAAGTGACATCAAAAAAGGACCAAGAACAATATTGGAGCAGGAAGAACCAACCATACCGTTACGTATCGGTGTCGGATTTCGTCCAAGCGTTTGCTTCTTTTCATGTAGCCCAACAATTCATAGAAGATCTTAGAGTTCCTTTTGACAAATCCAGAACTCATCCTGCAGCATTAGTAACAGAAAAGTATGGTCTTTCCAATTGGGCACTTCTCAAGGCTTGCTTCTCAAGGGAATGGTTATTGATGAAGAGAAACTCtttcatttacatttttaaGACTTTTCAGATCACAATCATGGCTACAATTACATTCACAGTGTTCTTAAGAACAGAGATGAAACCAGGTTCGATCCGAGAGAGTGGGAAGTTTTGGGGGGCCTTGTTTTTCAGTCTTTTAAATGTCATGTTCAATGGGACAATGGAGATGGTAATGACAGTTTTTAGGCTTCCTGTTTTCTATAAACAGAGGGATTTCTTCTTCTATCCAGCTTGGGCTTTTGGCTTGCCCATTTGGCTACTCAAGATTCCAATCTCATTACTGGAATCGACAATCTGGATTGGTCTTACATACTACACAATTGGTTACGCGCCTGCTGCCAGTAG GTTCTTCAAACAGCTGCTGGCATTCTTTGGAATCCATCAAATGGCTTTGGCTCTGTTTCGCTTCATTGCAGCCCTCGGAAGAGCAGAGGTCGTGGTAAACACGCTCGGTACCTTCACTTTGCAGATCGTATTTGTGCTCGGTGGCTTCATTGTCTCCAAAA ATGATATCAAACCATGGATGAAATGGGCCTACTACGTTTCTCCTATGATGTACGGACAAAATGCCATCGCGATCAATGAGTTCCTTGACAAGAGATGGAGTGCT CCAATTCTCAACTCCACAGTAGGAAAGATCCTCCTAAAGGAAAGAGGCCTGTTTACTGATGAATATTGGTTCTGGATTTGTATTGGAGCACTTTTtggtttttctcttcttttcaatcttcttttcatcGCCGCACTCTCTTTTTTGAATC CTTTTGGTGATAAGAAAGCTGTGATATCAGAGGAAAACTCAAAAAGTTGCTCTAAGAGACTATTGACGTCAAGTTCAAAAGGAAATAAAAGCTCAGGTGTTAGTGTGGCAAATAATCGTACTAAACGAGGAATGGTTTTGCCGTTTCAACCTCTTTCTTTAGCTTTCAACAATGTGAACTATTATGTTGACATGCCTGCA GAAATGAAGAGCCAAGGGGCCGACGAAAGACGATTACAACTGTTAAGGGACGTCAGCAGTGCTTTTAGACCTGGTGTTCTTACAGCATTGGTTGGTGTAAGTGGTGCAGGAAAGACCACCTTGATGGATGTATTAGCAGGAAGAAAAACCGGTGGCTACACTGAAGGAAGTATAAAAATTTCTGGGTACCCAAAGAACCAGTCTACGTTCACTCGAGTTAGTGGCTACTGTGAACAGAATGACATCCATTCACCATACATCACAGTGTATGAGTCCTTGTTATACTCCGCTTGGCTGCGTCTTGGGTCAGATGtaaaaaaagaaacacaaaag ATGTTTGTCGAGGAAGTGATGGAGTTGATTGAGCTTAATCCGTTGAGAAATGCTCTAGTTGGACTTCCTGAAGTCAACGGTCTTTCAACTGAACAAAGAAAGAGGCTCACGATCGCTGTCGAGTTGGTTGCTAATCCCTCTATTATCTTTATGGATGAACCAACATCAGGTCTAGATGCAAGAGCTGCTGCTATTGTAATGCGCACGGTAAGGAACACGGTTGACACGGGACGAACGGTTGTCTGCACAATTCACCAACCAAGTATTGATATCTTTGAAGCATTTGATGAG CTCTTGCTAATGAAAAGGGGAGGACAGGTGATTTATGCAGGACCACTCGGTCACCATTCTTCCCTTCTAATCGAATACTTTCAG GCCATTCAAGGGGTTCCAAAAATTAAAGAGGGCTACAATCCTGCTACTTGGATGCTCGAGGTGAGCTCTGCCACTATAGAGACTCAACTTGATATTGATTTTGCAGAAATTTATTCAAACTCCGACCTTTACCA GAGAAATCAGATCCTCATAAAAGAGCTAAGCAGTCCACCAGAAGGGTCTAAGGATCTTTATTTCCCTACTAAATTCTCCCAAGGCTTCACAACTCAGTGCAAGGCTTGCTTCTGGAAACAACATTGGTCGTATTGGAGAAACACGCGGTACAATGCAATCCGGTTCTTCATGACCGTCATAATCGGTATTCTGTTTGGTATAATCTTCTGGGGTAAAGGAAACATACT AGAGAAACAGCAAGACCTATTGAATGTTTTAGGAGCTATATACTCTGCAGTTCTCTTCCTTGGAGCTACCAACGCCACAGCTGCACAAACCGTTGTTTCAGTCGAAAGGATGGTGTTCTATCGGGAAAGAGCTGCAGGGATGTATTCCGAGTTACCATATGCATTCGCTCAG GTGGCCATTGAGACAATATATGTTGCCATTCAAACTATAATTTACGTGCTGCTTCTATACTCCATGATCGGGTTCGAGTGGAAGGCAGACAAGTTCTTCTATTTCTACTACTTCGTATTCACCTGCTTCACTTACTTTTCAATGTATGGGATGATGGTTGTTGCACTTACTCCTGGCCCTCAAATTGCTGCAATTATTATGTCATTTTTCCTCAACTTCTGGAACTTGTTCTCTGGTTTCCTCATCCCCAGGCCG CTAATTCCTGTGTGGTGGAGATGGTATTACTGGGCTTCACCAGTTGCTTGGACAATCTATGGCGTTTTCACATCACAAATAGGAGACAAAACCAACTTCCTAGAGATTCCTGGTTCAGAACCAACGCCAGTAAATGAATACCTCAAGAAAAATTTGGGTTATGACCATGACTTCCTAATATGGCTTGTCATCGGCCACCTCGGTTGggttcttcttttcctcttcgtCTTCGCATACGGCATCAGATTCCTCAACTTCCAACGAAGATGA